A stretch of DNA from Esox lucius isolate fEsoLuc1 chromosome 18, fEsoLuc1.pri, whole genome shotgun sequence:
ctttctgagtATTGTCCAAACAGCAAGCCAGCTCTCCTTGAGGACAGCATCTTCTAAAACCTACTGTTAAAGTAACATTTTCATACAGCAGTATATGATCGTTAGTGAATCCCGCAATCTCACAACTGTCTAAGTCCAACGTTGGAAAATTTTAAGTGCATTGGCCTAAATCGTCCTTTAGGCCAATTTGAAAACTCCAACAATTAAGTGGAACGAGCTACTTTGAACTCAGAATCCTATGGTCATGTTTCTGTCCAGAAATCCCATGTCCTCATCTTCCATGTCTCTGCCTAGGTTCTGCAAGAGGCTATAACCACCACACTAGCAAACTGTGGACGAGGCATTGTTAAAATTAAGCCCTTAACAAAAACATGCTTTCTACTTCAACTGAAAGTATTTTCAGAAGGTTCTCCCTGTTAGTATTTCCAGTTGTATATGCAGATATAAAAATCCTAAATTGCTCTGTGTTTATACCTCAAAACCCAAATGGGCCTCTGAATTCAGCCTAAAATTGCTGTACACTCTATGACCTTAAACAAGTATTCATTTTAAAGACAATGAGCTAGTCTGTGTAGTACTACATGCAGGCAAAAAGTAAATCTGCGGTCAGGAAATAATTAAAGGGAAATAATATAGTATTTTCCTAATAACAATATGAAGAGAAGAAGAAATAATTTAGTAATTTAAGTACATTCTGAATGATGTCTAGTATAAGCCATTCTTAAATAAGGCATATATGTAATtgtaatagaaataataatacagttAATCAGAGTTTTCCAAGATTTTAAGTGTGAGCTCTCCTCCCACATAATAATTAGAGTTGCCATTTTTCATTGCACTGATTCTTTATGTGTATTTACTGTCATAGTTCATATTTTCCAATGCCTCAGTGTCCATGTGAGTTAAAAGTCAGTAGGTATCATGGTGATATTCACAGTAACTGTCTGTAAATGTTCCGTACAAtgctaaatattaaataaatacaaaatatgttaATATATCTCTATAGGTATGCATGTGATTCATATAATGTAATttcatgattgtgttcatttccCTGGGATATTGTTgatttgttcattttaatttatatattttacattaggtCTGTGGTTATGTGTGTTGTCCCGTCCGTTGTCAATATAACTACAGTCATGCCATTGAgttttataatttgttttggttAAATGACggtgaaattaaataatatcaACAATATGTGAATTGTGAAATCACAAGTACATGGATGGTAaccataattattttaaaaacatataatcATTTTAAAACCGAAATggtgtatttgtaaatgtatgggGATGATTCATTTCTGTGTCATTGTATTTCAGAGTTGAGTTGGTTTCATTTTAATATGCTACAACAGATCAAAAATAAATTACGTTAAGCTATAGATGAACTTAAAGATTAGACTTAATAATGACAACACCACagacataataaaatatataggtTGGTCCTAATTGAAGACTACATGGGTCGTTAACGTGACACTTGTTAGTTATCTACACGCCTTACTCACACAGGTGTAAATGTTAACACCCCATTTGATAAGACATCACCTGAGAACTGGAAATAAGTCGTTTTATTTTTGGATTTTGTTAAATAAGACAACCATATATCAATCTACAGGGGCAAGTTTTTCCCAATTATTTTAGAGATGAGCTATGCTCTTGCAAATTGTTGTAAATTTACAACAATTCGCTTCATCATTTTATATGCTGTTCTCAATGtaacataatttaaaataaataatattttttaatcattgtgtgtttttttatgcaaaCGGTGCGTAACCGCAGTTGAGCGCACGCGTGACTTCCCTGGGCGGTATTTGGATTGATCAGGAGCGTCAATCGTTTGCTCATGGCCGGTTTTGATACAATGTTGATTCTTGGATTATCCGGTCTTTACTGTTTGTCTAGGAATATAGGCTATCCAGAAGTGGTGGCATAGTATAATTTTAAGATCCGAAGCCGTGTTCGTATTTATTTTTGACTGATTGTTTGATAACTACAGTACTTTGGAGCTGGTCCATCCAGATAGGGTGGGAGAGAAATACATCTGGCTGGGAGGTGGCATCTGGCCAAAGGTAGGTTACACAGAGATACCATCTTAGGAGGCGCCGAAATGTGCTCAGCATCGTCATCAGCAGAATAGATTGGTTTGCACGACTTAGAAGGGAGGTGTTAGCATGGTGGCAAATCAGCAGAAAAGTTATCATAGTAACCCTTTATATAAATCATAACTGTATCATTTTAATTTGACTAGTAGCCAACAATTACGAATCGAAGATATCGAAAAAGGCATTTCTGTTTAGTATGCCTTTATTAAGCACcgttataaaaaatatatataatacagcTTTTGCGGaaatcatttacaaaattacaaatacatGGTATTGTTCACATTTTGAACATTCCACTTCAGGCCATAACAAATGGAGACTGTTGACGTTTAACACAGAAAGCATGCAGGCCTATGGTGAGAAACAATGTGACCCTGTGCAAGACAATTAGCCCACATAAATAGATCTCTACAATTTTGAATTGGGATGTTTTTTGAATGAGTGAAACAGTAGAGATATGCAAATTAAGTCGTAAACGACACAAATGGTTTGGCGCAGATGAACAACACGGTAAAACATTCATTTCGACATTTgataattttacatttcagttgacATGATGCATTTAAACCGTCACTGAATGATTTTGAGAATGTAGGTTCGTCACTTACGGGTGGAATTCTTGAAAATACTCCAATAAGTTTACGCATTTTCTTTACATGGCATTTTTGAAGTGAGCTTGATGGTCCCTTGGTTTAGTTGGGTTATGAGGCAGAGGTGGGGAGAGATAGTCCATGCACGCTCAACGGCTCGTGCTGGTGCTTGCTCAAGGGACTGAGAGGTTTTCTGTCTCctgtgaaaaaacaacaaaaaatatgctGATGTCACAAATAACATCCACCGTCACAACAGCGAGCACACGATTTCAGTTAACTGCTCCCTAGCGCAAGGGAGCAGATACTTTTAGACCGTGGACTAACAAAGGCATGTCAATGTCTTATCGACTACTTCCAAGTACTATACTATAACTAGAAgcctaaaatatattattattaaaataatttgtaattaaaaaacaaaacctttcAAACGGACCTATACGAGCTATTAAAAATGGCTTGAAAGTAGGATCACTATAATAAATGAGGTTTATCGAAATATGACGTTCAAATTAATGGACATCATTTGAACGTTATAAAGGcaacaatatatattaaatcGTTTTGAACATTCCTTGGTGTATATCCATATTAATGTCTATGTTAATAGATATCAACTAATTTAATtatgaatgtattattattattaactaaTTTAACTTATTACAATAACTAATCATATTGATTGGATgtcccatttctgtttaaattcCTCGTGCGAATATCTCAATTTTAAGAACAATTGGAGATAGCTGTCATCAGAAGTTTTGAAATTAAGGCATTCAACAGAACATCAGAAGAGTATGCAGACCCTAACACCGTGGGTCGAAACCTAAAGAACCAACCGTTATTTGCTAATTTGGTGTCTCGAGGATGTCAACGGTTGACATCTAGGTAATATTGTATAGGCCTAAATATACTGCGAAACCATCGGGAATAGCCTAAAAAACCAGAGCTAGTTGTTTGGCGACAACATGTAAAACTCTGAATGAAGGCATGTGGAACGGTAAGCTCGTACACAGTCATTATGGTATGCACAGGGTACACAGACCTGTAGCAGTATTATTTTACCATCAAGTAATGACTGTAGGCCTATGATGTAGGCGATCTCGACCAACTCATTCATATGTTTTTCCAATAAACATTATTGGTTTTTAGGGAGCCCAAATGGAGACCATAGTTACCTTCTCGTGGTTTGAAGGACATCGTCGTGTGAAGGTCTCCGCATTGCATGGTTGCTCCGCTGTTGGGGTGGGCCAAGCTCGCGCCCTGTGTCTGCCAGTGGTGACCAGCAGTCATGTAGTTACCCGGCGGGCCACCATATACCCCGTATTGGTTTGGGGGAGAGTAGGCACAAGCAGGGACATAACTAGTTAGGTTTGGAGAAGActaggaaaaaagaaaaaaagaacaaattcTCAGAAAACGCAAGCAAACCGCCctttttaaatttatttatttttacacgTTTATCGTTATAACAGTGGAAAATGTTGTGGAATCGGATTTTTTCTGATCCAATATATTCGTTGTTCGTGCATTGCCTGTGTAATATATTCCAACATTTACCTGGGGGTACTTAATGTCTGGTTCTAGGGGGGATTTCTCTATTCCATTGACTCCATGGGCAGAGGAAAACGTGGCTCGGTTTACGCTTGCCCACTCTTCCATTTTTGATGGGTACCCTTCAGCTCCAGCGATGGCTGTGGTAAATGTTTCAGCATATATGATTATGATGCGATATATGATTATTACAGACATTATCGTATTTGTTCGATATGTAGAGCTGTTCGTATATTTACTTGTGCGTCTAAACCTACGTATTTTCCCATCCAGCCCAGATGTTAATACAATTCAGTTTGCACAAACACAGGCTTGTAGTACAGCGTTTTATTAACAGATGTTTTTGATAAAAGTCGATTGGTGGGGAAATTCTCCGCTAAGCACATACTTCAAAAAAGCTTTACTTTCTCAAATAAGattgaatgtttgtgttcagaATGGGTTCAATTCCATGTCTTTATAAGTACAATGACATTTTAGAACATCTTGTATTTTATAACCCACATTGTTGTTGATGTAGGCCTAACTTCAGTGTTGTATTTAGAATGGAACCAATAAGATATTCGACATACAACAGAACGTCTAACTAACTTTGCAATGTGCTACGAGTTTGTTATAGAAATACAGGCCtaacagaaaaagaaacaagaGACCAAACCACGAAGTAGGCGTCACCTTAATTGGCCTTTACGTATGGGAtcattgaaatatttcaagAGTTTTTATACACACCAGATGATTCCTATTCAATATTACCTAAACGTTCATAATTGTAAATGTGTTCTATTAAACTCATAATAAGGTCTCACTGTTTAGGGCTATACTATTATTGTATTTGTCGAACCGAATTCTTGAATATTACCTGAAAGAGACGTCTTTTCTCACGTTAATTAGTAAGCAACAAGTATGCAAATAATTTAGAGAGTGCGCTCAATGACAAAAACGTCTATACAACTGAGCAGAAAAAGTACCATGCGTGGACAATATATTACTTCTTTAACCCACCTGCGGGATCCATGAAGGCTCTGATGCCCAAAATGTTGCTGACTGTGTGTACCGAAGGCCATCCATGGCGGGAGAGGCTGACATGGCCTGCAGTGACTGGAACACCCGGACCGTTGCCAATTTTAGTCCCAGTGGGTGACATTGCGCTAGGGTATGAGTACGGGTACATATGGTTGTAGGAGAGCTGAGGAGGGGGAGGCTTGCTGTTCTCATACTGGCCTGGCTGGGAAAGGTTTCCTATTTTGTTGCGTAAAATTCGGCTGATGGAGCTAACAGAAGGTACATTATATTTATCACAAACTGCGTCCGCAAGAAGCCTGTCCCGGATCTCCCAAGCAAATATTCCAGGGTCTCCTTGTTTGTAGTCCCGTATGCTTTTCACCACGTTGGGTGTCGTGACCCGGGGTTTACTTCCTCCTATGGCACCAGGTAGTATGGAACCCGTTTCATTGTACCTCGCTAGTATCTTGCTCACGCATCCGTGAGAGACACGAAGCTGTCTACTGATGTCACAGGGCCGTATTCCAAGTTGAGCCAATTCCACAATTCGGATCCGAATCGAATTTGGCAGTGGTCGTCCGTTGACAAAAACCCCGCCAAGCTGGTTTACTTCTCCATATGTTTGATCTGCCATGGATGAATAAATGACGACTTGAATTGAGGTCATGCATAGGCAAGATTAACAAACTTACCCTGCTTTAGACGAATAGTGTGAACACAATCTCAATGTAGCCCACCCGAGCTTTATGCGTTCTTAATTCTCCAAAGCGTCTGGTTTAACATATAGCCTATCACTCATTAACATCTATGACTGaactacatttttcttttacctATTATGTTGTCAAACATCGGCAAGCAGCTCACTCCAAATGTgtctgaaaatataaaaaagccTTTGGAAATTGAAACACTGCCACTGATTGTACACGGACGCACAAAGTTGAGGATACGGCTACAATAGCCTATATATTAAAAACCTGCTGCATGCACAAACGTTTATGCGAATTTTATGTCTTGACTAACCGAGGATCCATGCAAAATGAATCACAATTGCTTACCCATTCCTTTTGCTGTGGGATTTTTCATCAACCAGTTATCATTGGGCGAATAGAGCAGTCTCTCCCCTTAGCATGTGATGAAGAAAATAGGTTTGCTGTGACTTTTTCCTTCAGCTCTGCTCTTGTATTTCTGGTAAAATGATCTAAGACGGCGAGTTTGAGCAAAGAGACTGGAGTGAGCGTTGTCCCATAAGGAGAAATGTGTCCATCCCGAAGGCTCAAGTGAGCGCAGATTAATCTGACGCGTCCATTACGTCAGTATCGTTGGTTGGGCTCAAAGCTATTGCAACCATTTCATTGGTCTGCTCATCGGCGTGTATGTTAGCCTCTTTTCCGGTTTTTTGAGTTCAGCTTCAGTAAGGAGAGCCTATGTCAGACCGAGCAGAAGGTTGCACTCTACCTCTTGCTTTAATTAAACTTTCAACAACCTTGATATTGTTTCGTTTGATTAAAACTGCGCCTAATAACCGTATGGATACAACAAGCATTTCATACGTTTCGATGCACTTTCTTCAAACTTAGTCGTTACATATTTTATCTATGTCTAGAGTGCGTGATTAATAAAAATACTGTTAACCCAAGGCAAAGACTGATATATACTGGGAACATTGAaaatttattattgttatttggaGTGTGGCCTATGCAATGGGCTCTATTTCTTCTTTCGTGTTGAAATATTCTTGATTACGTGCTTCATGAAGTTGGACCCTTTAGTTTCAGAATAAATAATATAGCCTAGCTGTGCTATTGAAACGAAAAGTGATAACAATGCAGCCTACTGATTTTGATAGGTCTAAACCCACGTAGGCCTGTGTGAGCAATATATCACATACCATTTATTTAAAGACTTTTAATTTGACAAACATATGGTCGGTTTTAAGGTTACATTGGTGTTCACCCGACCGGCTAATTACAGCGGTTGTATGACAAATATCTGGCATAGCTTATGACTACTGTACCCGGATCTTTGCTTTTATTTCTCTATGAAATACAATGATTTTTAGACTACGCTCTTTCtctatgacattttttttaaatggccctATATCAATCAGAAGGCTGTGTGagttatttatacattttacttcAGTGCTTCACACATTTATATGATGATTAATCCGCCCTAGCATTTACATTCAATATAAGGTTAAATGTCGGCTCAGACAgtcaaaaataaagaaagattAAACGTTTTAGTTTTGTTAGATAGGCCGAGGGGTGGTTTCCCTTTATCCGGAGTATTATTCCTGAAGGTGGGCCTATAGAATAGGGTCGCTTTTTAATTACGGTGCTTCTGTGCTTTTTTAGACATTAGTTgtattaattgaaatgcatttgcCTAAAACATAGCACTACTGATAAGTTAATATGCTGCATATGCGAGctcgtccacacacacacacacacacgcgcaaaaAGCAGTTTTACATCGAACTCATTTCCGGTAATTTGGACATAGAAAACACTGAGTAATTTTGACCCAACTGTTGGTTATTTTGGGAACCTATGGGTAATTTAACCATAATTTGGGTTCTTATTCACTTTCATGGTGAGATGACCTTTTAAATAGACATATTCTGTTTTAACTTGTATGAAATCGTGGTTTTCATATTGTCACAAAGTGGTAGATATCCCAATTTTGGGAAATTAATGTGCTCTTGAAGAAGTATTTTCTTTGTCTAAGCCTAAAGATTCAGTATTCAACGTTACATGTGATAGCAATATAACAAAACAGATTAACCAGAATAATATTAACATGTTAGTCTTTTAGGGCAGGTCAAGGTCCCTTTTTACTGCCCTGGGGTATTGGGATTTATCTGTAGACTAGAGGGAAGAGTGTCCTCAACTAACACCACTTCCCACAGTATGTGCTCTCCCACACTGGAcactaaaaagaaaaggttcttgGAAGACAATTTGGGGGTTCTTCGTTGAAACTCTAGGGGAACCTGGAAGGAATAGTGTGAAAGGGTATTTCAAAgaactaaaaaaatatatatattttttcaaacttttatttaagaatCCATTAGGGGGGCTTTGAAGAACACGATAAACATTTAGGGGTTCCCCCATATAATTAATTTCAAGAACTACGTTTTTAAAGTGTGCTTAGGCTCATAGGTAGCCTGGGGATGCATGGTGTTTTGCTGGTTACTCTCAGGCTGACCAAAAAAAATTTGTAAGCCAAGGGTCCAGTCTTCCCGCTATGTCATATCTCAATAACCCGGGATCAATAAGCCAGCATCAATAACTCAACCTTGttcttttgaaagaaaacaacacaaatgacCCTAAGAAATCAAGGCCACAAAGGTTCGAATGTTTATCTTTAACAAATAATTTACTAAAGTAATATGCACATTACGTTATTTGGCTTGGTTTAAATTTGATAATGCCAAAGGACACCGTAATTAGATATAAGATGACCAACGGAATTTTCCAATTAATAACATACTAGTAGCGTGCAATTAGCTAATAACTTCGTTAATTACTGACTCCTCCCACGATAACAGTTGGTCACTAAAAATAATACTCCAGGTTCGCTTTAtgatcagtattttttttaacaacaataACCAGTGAGTTTGTTCAAAAGGGGACAGCATTTACAGCTGCAACTGAATAATGATCCGAAGGCCAACCCACCTTTTTTAACTGGAATGgtttcaattttctttttttcttagtgactcattttttatttaataggATAGTGATCTCATCGTTTAGTTAGACGACTAGATTAAGTCAAGGAGATTGGAAGCCAAGACGTAATCGCAAATAGATCTGGGCACACCTGCATGAGACCTTAGCATAGCCAGTTCTCTGTAATTCGCCTGACGACTTACATTGGCTTGATGTGATGTGGTTTTGGAGCTGATATGTGATGCATTCGGAAGAGAATAGGTTGTGCAACATATAGTtttatttcagcttttttgttttatgaagaaaataattcaaatttagAATGCGTTATTAATTATCATTATCCAATTACCAGTATTTAAATTATCCTGCAGTCTACAGCATGTACGACTTCCCAttatataattagaaaatgCCATTGTAATTTATATGATCTCCCACTGGCTGAAATAAGTAGATAATAAGACTTGGAAAGTACAAGTTGTACTGAAATCgcatattataatataatatattgtcAGTATACATTTACGCTATTTCTAGCTACAATTGTTATAGGGCAGTCTGTATCCCTATGTAAACGTGGTACTTCCGCTGTGACAGAGGATATATTATTATGGAGAATATATTCCGAAACACAATTTCTcctcaaataaattattataaagtaaTTAATCATTATTGCTTTTTAACCTAGcagaaataattacatttttgtaagttTGCATTTTTGAATTAGAAAATCTACATGGACAGGAACAAAGCGATTGTCACACCAGAGCTAGTTGCCTACCAGTTTTCACATTCTTGGGCCCAAATGCCGAATGTTCTTGTTGCCATTAGCGACCTTGCGTCACATTTCTATTGGCAAAATTGCCCCCCTTTCATATAATGATTGCTTTTTGGGGTTAGTCTTTGGCAACCTTGAATGTATATCCAGAATTTCCACAATAGGTTGAGCAttggaatttaaaacaattgtTCTCAACTGTTTCTTTAGTATCAAAATTCTGGACTACCGAGCAATTACGGAGTCTAACACCGCGAcctttttttctccatacaATGATTGCATATTGCATGTATTTTGATGAGGAATAAACACATGAACACCTATATTGACATGTTTAAAACTCTTTTTGCCCGATAATGAAATCATGTAAGTGTTTATGTTCATCATCATGTAGAGTAAATATATAGACttgtattttctattattatttttaaacattaaaacatcgTTGGGTCCTGGCCCTCCAGTTGAGAAACACCGCGTGCAAACGTACGTTCAGGGAAGGGCCACATTCTTAGAACCAGCAGAGCAAACCCTCGGCATTATGAAATCTCCCCAATATTCGATCGCAGGGCAGGTGTCCTGTTCACTGAATGCTTCGTTCGTTCATGAGTAAATGCAGCGCTGATCTTTATTGCCTGATCACTATGGTTTAATGGTTCCACAAAACAGTCCTCTCAATGATGTAGGCTTTTACGGTGGGTATTTTTATGTAGTTCAGTCAGGCTTAATTGTTTCAATTAAGCACGAGGATGGTATATTGTAGGCCTAATGCGTAGGAGTTGCTTTGCTTCTTCTGGAACTGGGGGTGTGCCGCACTCTTTCCTAGTGTTACACTGTCTAGGATTGAGTCCTGACTGCCACTGGATGTCGTGGCAGGAAACCTCACCTCAGTGGGATTGGATATCCTTGACTCATCGAGCTCTAGCAACGCCCTCAGGCGGGTCAGGGGCCTGCAAAAGCTAACTGAAATCGTCAGCCAAGTGAAAGTGTCCTGGTGGAATTCTTGGTTGAACATAAAATgtggaagaaaaaacaacagaatgtaTGTATTCCTCGGCCAAAAGACGTGAGACGATCTTCAACCCTCTTGAGCACTTGGGATGTGCTCAGACTGGTGGTTAGTAGCCTACAATTGAAATGTAGACTGTCTAGAGGCCAGTTATACTCATATGCCCAAGGTGACCCAGTTCGCTTGGCGCCCGTCAGCTTCCTCATGACTGTCAGGTTCCGCGACGCATACCAATCATACGTCTTGAAAGTTCTAGCTGAAGAATAGCCCTGATATGAGTAACAAGAACTGTAAAACACATAATTACTTCAAAATAcgggaaaaatatatttccattgtTTTGCATTATTGTTCATCACTCAACTACAGTCTCCTTAGAAACCAGTGAAGGTAGCTTGCTTAGGCTCCCATATAGGTGTAAATGATTCTGCGATGAGCCACATAACCTGCATATGACCTGTATAATCACGGACGGGGTCATTTACAGACTGCATTTCTTTTTAATCGGTGGACTGTTGCTACATGGGCTGTACCGCAGACCCATAGCTGCCGCGAGAAGCCTGTATGCTTTTCTCCATTCCCGCAGCGCTGCACGGTAGCCTTTGAAAGAAGCCATTGTGCTGTCTGTCCACACATACTGTCAGAGACAGACGGCTAGCGGTAGGTTTAGTACAGCCCCTAACCTACGGTCTATACCGACATGGCAAAGCTGAAGATATCAGCTTTTTATGAAGATATCAGTGTGACTGCTGATGTCTATTACAGGTACTGTGTGACAAAAAGTGACCatgtgacaaattaataaatagatCTTGTAGAGCGGTGGAGTTGTGAGGGAAGTTGAAAGGTCAGATTAAACTACGACTCTCATTTCAACGGTCTTTACCGCTAACATCTGTCTGCTACTATCCAGTGTGGTTGTGTTTCACTTGATTATATTGAGaagcaaatgaagaaaaacatgaacCATGTGATTAATGCTACGTATTGACTGTACAAACCCGTGTGAGAACTGCGGTGTggaatgaattaatgtaatatCAGTTTGTTCAGATCATATATCCCCATTATTTGGAAATTGGCACTGTTCACAATCCCCAACAATCGCTTTGTTCGTTTTTCCATGTAGAGATTATGTGCACTCTACCTGAGGGGAGGTTTAGATCAGGCAGATAAGAAAGGCGAAGTGATGACACGGTTGCCCTGGAAGCCGGATATTTAGGACACGTTCTTCCTGCCTTGTATAACcctttgtaaatatattttttgttcaacATTATGTCTGAGACACACATTATACCGTCTGTGTGAACTGAACATATAGTTTCTCACAATCTAAAAGCAA
This window harbors:
- the pax1b gene encoding paired box protein Pax-1 isoform X1, whose amino-acid sequence is MKNPTAKGMDTFGVSCLPMFDNIIDQTYGEVNQLGGVFVNGRPLPNSIRIRIVELAQLGIRPCDISRQLRVSHGCVSKILARYNETGSILPGAIGGSKPRVTTPNVVKSIRDYKQGDPGIFAWEIRDRLLADAVCDKYNVPSVSSISRILRNKIGNLSQPGQYENSKPPPPQLSYNHMYPYSYPSAMSPTGTKIGNGPGVPVTAGHVSLSRHGWPSVHTVSNILGIRAFMDPAAIAGAEGYPSKMEEWASVNRATFSSAHGVNGIEKSPLEPDIKYPQSSPNLTSYVPACAYSPPNQYGVYGGPPGNYMTAGHHWQTQGASLAHPNSGATMQCGDLHTTMSFKPREGDRKPLSPLSKHQHEPLSVHGLSLPTSAS
- the pax1b gene encoding paired box protein Pax-1 isoform X2, which encodes MKNPTAKGMDQTYGEVNQLGGVFVNGRPLPNSIRIRIVELAQLGIRPCDISRQLRVSHGCVSKILARYNETGSILPGAIGGSKPRVTTPNVVKSIRDYKQGDPGIFAWEIRDRLLADAVCDKYNVPSVSSISRILRNKIGNLSQPGQYENSKPPPPQLSYNHMYPYSYPSAMSPTGTKIGNGPGVPVTAGHVSLSRHGWPSVHTVSNILGIRAFMDPAAIAGAEGYPSKMEEWASVNRATFSSAHGVNGIEKSPLEPDIKYPQSSPNLTSYVPACAYSPPNQYGVYGGPPGNYMTAGHHWQTQGASLAHPNSGATMQCGDLHTTMSFKPREGDRKPLSPLSKHQHEPLSVHGLSLPTSAS